The segment CGGCATCAACATCacctgatttcaaaaatgatcAATTATGGCTTAATGGTAAATTGGAATCATTGGACACACCACGAACTCAAGCTTGTCTTTATGATTTACGACAATTGCggaaacaagttgaaacaCAAGATGAAAGTTTACCGAAATTGTCTAGCTATAAGTTGCATATTGTCTCGGAAAATAATTTCCCTACTGCTGCGGGCTTAGCTTCATCAGCTGCTGGGTTTGCAGCGTTGATTAGTGCAATTGCTAAATTGTACCAGTTACCTACATCGAGTTCTGAATTGAGTAAGATTGCTCGTAAGGGCTCAGGATCTGCATGTAGGTCtctttttggtggttttgTTGCTTGGGAAATGGGtcaattacaaaatggTGAAGATTCACAAGCAGTTGAAGTCGCCCCCTTGCTGCACTGGCCAAGTTTGAAAGCGGCAATCCTTGTTGTTTCTGATGATAAAAAAGATACTCCTAGTACTTCGGGGATGCAATTGACAGTGGCCACATCGGAATTGTTTAAATGGAGAGTCGATCATGTGGTCCCTCATCGATTTGAAGCTATGAAACAAGCGATTTTGAACAAGGATTTCCCGCAATTCGCTCAATTGACAATGcaagattcaaatcaattccatGCTGTTTGTTTAGATTCATACCCGCCgattttttatttaaatGATACCAGTAAACGTATCATTAAATTGGTcgaaaaattgaatgctGATGCGGGCGAAACGATCGCTGCATATACGTTTGATGCTGGGCCTAATGCGGTTGTATATTATGATGAAGTGAATGAGGCAAAAGTGTTGCCGGCTTTGTATAGGCATTTTGGTCATGTTGACGGATGGAATGGTaagaaatttgatgaacaaaAGGA is part of the Candida orthopsilosis Co 90-125, chromosome 2 draft sequence genome and harbors:
- a CDS encoding Mvd mevalonate diphosphate decarboxylase, encoding MIYQASVTAPVNIATLKYWGKRDKNLNLPTNSSISVTLSQNDLRTLTTASTSPDFKNDQLWLNGKLESLDTPRTQACLYDLRQLRKQVETQDESLPKLSSYKLHIVSENNFPTAAGLASSAAGFAALISAIAKLYQLPTSSSELSKIARKGSGSACRSLFGGFVAWEMGQLQNGEDSQAVEVAPLSHWPSLKAAILVVSDDKKDTPSTSGMQLTVATSELFKWRVDHVVPHRFEAMKQAILNKDFPQFAQLTMQDSNQFHAVCLDSYPPIFYLNDTSKRIIKLVEKLNADAGETIAAYTFDAGPNAVVYYDEVNEAKVLPALYRHFGHVDGWNGKKFDEQKEEWSGVSRVILTSIGVGPQVTSESLINEEGLPKNTK